The sequence CCGCGCCGTTCTTCAAGGCCAGGCGCTTCCCGAAATCGACAGCGAGGTTTCCCGTTTTGAATATCCCGTCGGAGGCGTCGGGTATGCTGTGCCGCAGGGCGGTCCTCAGGCGGGCGAGGAGCTCCCCCATGCCGAAGGGTTTGGTGACGTAATCGTCGGCGCCGGCGTCCAGGAGGTCTATCTTGTCCTGCTCGGAGTTTTTTACCGAAAGGACTATGACGGGAGTCTGGCTCCATTCACGAAGTCTTTTTAATGCGTCCATACCGTCCATATCGGGGAGTCCCAGGTCGAGGATTATCACATCGGGCCGCGCCAGGGAAGCCTGCTGGAGGCCTTCCTGCGCCGTCGTCGCCTCCCTGACCTGGTAGCCGTGGGCCTCAAGGCTGAGACGCAGCATGCGCCTAATCTGGGATTCATCGTCTATGACGAGTATAATGGGGCCATCGCTCATGATCAGCCCTCCCTGGGATTGTTATCGTCCGGTTCCACCGGGATCGTTATTGTAAAAACGGCCCCGCCCTGCGGTTTGTTCCCGGCCTGTATCATGCCGCCATGGGCCTCCACGATGCCCTTGCATATCGAAAGGCCGAGGCCCGTTCCCCCGGATGTCGCCTTCAGGCCGCGCCGGAATTTTTCGAACAGAAAGGGAATATCGGCGATGTTCAGCCCGGGACCGTTATCCTCCACCCGGATGGTCGCGGTTTTTCCTTCCATGCAACCGCTGATCGTGATTTCCGTTCCGGGAGGCGTGTACAGGACGGCGTTATACAGGAGATTCGCCAGCGCCTGTTCCATGAGCGTGAAGTCAATGCTGATCATCGGCATATCTTCATCGATCGACACGCGGACAGTATGGGAGGCGAATTCGTTCCCCAGGCGGTTGATGACGACGCTGACAAGGTCGCCCAGGTCATGGCGCTGCCGGTTCAGTTTCAGCATTCCCGATTCAAGGCGGCTCATGTCAAGGAGGTTGTCCACAAGACGGTTCAGGCGCCCGCCTGCCTTGTGAATCTCCTCGGAGAGGCCCCTGCGGGTCTCGGGGCGGGCATCCACCGCCTCGTCGAGGAGGCTGCTTGAGGCGCCGGTGATGGTGGTCAGGGGAGTGCGCAGCTCATGGGATATGGAATTGAGCAGCACCCTGTAAAGCCGCTCCGATTCCTCCATGAGCCGTGTTTTCTGGTACGATGCCGACAGGTTCTCCCGCTCGATCCTCACCGAAAGCTGATAGATGATGTTCTGGAGAAAGCTCTCCTGCTCCGGCTTGAAGCTCTCGCCGGAAAGGGGACGGATGCAGAGAACGCCCACGGTGCTTCCCGGCGCGACGAGCGGGATGTGGTGGGCGTCGGAGCGGGGAATGGTGTCGGTAAAAAGACCGGCGGGCCTCCTGTTCTTGAAGGACCAGTCAGCGACCATCTGCTCCTTCTCCGTTATGTCAAGGGTGCAGCCCCCGTGGGGCGATTGCAATAATCCCCCGGACCCGTCGGGGAGTATGACCGCAACCGAAGAGGAAAGGAATTTCCCGATATAGGTCACCGCGACGGTGACGATCTCGTCGATGCCGAGGGCATTGCCGAGGGCCTTTGAGAATTCGTACAGGTCGGTGATCCTCTCCTCGCGGAGCCGCAGTGCCCGCTCCTTGGAGCGGAGCTTCGAGGTCAGGCTCCCGATTATTATGGCGAAAACGAAGTACATGCCGAACATGAGGGCGTCATGTATCTTTGCGATGTGAAATGTATAGAGCGGCGGTATGAAAAGGTAATTCCACGTCACCGCGCTCAGTGTCGCGGCAACCAGCACGGGCCCCCGGCCGATCAGCAGGGCGATCATGGATACGCCCAGGAGATAGATCAGGCCGATCGACCAGTATCCGGTGACCGATACGAGCGGCAGGTTCAGCAGGGTGACAAGAAGTACGGATGCGGCTGCGATGACATACTCTTTTACCGTGGAGAGTGGCTTCAGTCTTTTGAAGAATATCGGCGATTTCCCGCTGATATCGGGCTGCGTCACGATATGCACGTCGATGTCGCCGCATCTCTTCAGAAGGCGCTCCACCAGGTTGCCTCCCATAAAATAATCGGACAGGTACCTCCTGAGCGGTTTCCCCACGACGATCTGCGTTATGTTCTGCTGCTGCGCCACCCGGACCAGGCCGGTGACGATATCCTCATCGGAGGTGGACACCACCTCGGCGCCCAGCTCCCGCGCGAGGTTGAGGTTCCTGATGAGCCGGTCATGATCTTTTTTGCCCAGGGATTTATCCTTTTCGATGTACAGGGCCATCCAGGGCGACTTTAAATTGAAAGCCATTCTGCGGGTCCACCGCACGAGGTGCTCCGAATAGGGGCTCGGGCTGACGGCGACCAGCAGCCGCTCGCCGGTTTTCCACGGCCCCTTGATGCTTTCTCTTCGCATGTAGTCGCGAAGATCGTAATCGACCCTCTTGGCCAGATAATGCAGCGACATTTCCCGGAGGGCGGTGAGGTTCCCCTTCTTGAAAAAGCGCTCCACGGCAAGCCCGGCGGTTTCAGGGACGTAAACCTTTCCTTCCGCAAGACGCTTGAGCAGCTCTTCGATCGGTATGTCCACTAGCTCGATCTCGTCGGCGGCGTCGAGGATGGAATCGGGCAGGGTCTCTCGGATTTTAACGCCGATTATCTGCTCCACCACATCGGCCTGGCTCGCCAGGTGCTGGATGTTGAGGGTGCTGTAGACGCCGATGCC comes from Spirochaetota bacterium and encodes:
- a CDS encoding response regulator transcription factor codes for the protein MSDGPIILVIDDESQIRRMLRLSLEAHGYQVREATTAQEGLQQASLARPDVIILDLGLPDMDGMDALKRLREWSQTPVIVLSVKNSEQDKIDLLDAGADDYVTKPFGMGELLARLRTALRHSIPDASDGIFKTGNLAVDFGKRLALKNGAELKLTPTEYSLLRFLAKYAGRVVTHNQIIQELFGRQSQPDQSYLRVYVLQLRRKIEDDPSNPRLLVTEPGVGYRLLCDE
- a CDS encoding sensor histidine kinase KdpD, whose translation is MNEEYKRPDPDALLREIKEEEKKNSRGRLKIFLGMAPGVGKTYSMLQAARQLKQDSVDVVIGCVETHGRRETESLTDGMEIIPRKKIDYRGVMLEELDIDAVLARKPSVALIDELAHTNAEGSRHVKRYQDVLELIEHGIGVYSTLNIQHLASQADVVEQIIGVKIRETLPDSILDAADEIELVDIPIEELLKRLAEGKVYVPETAGLAVERFFKKGNLTALREMSLHYLAKRVDYDLRDYMRRESIKGPWKTGERLLVAVSPSPYSEHLVRWTRRMAFNLKSPWMALYIEKDKSLGKKDHDRLIRNLNLARELGAEVVSTSDEDIVTGLVRVAQQQNITQIVVGKPLRRYLSDYFMGGNLVERLLKRCGDIDVHIVTQPDISGKSPIFFKRLKPLSTVKEYVIAAASVLLVTLLNLPLVSVTGYWSIGLIYLLGVSMIALLIGRGPVLVAATLSAVTWNYLFIPPLYTFHIAKIHDALMFGMYFVFAIIIGSLTSKLRSKERALRLREERITDLYEFSKALGNALGIDEIVTVAVTYIGKFLSSSVAVILPDGSGGLLQSPHGGCTLDITEKEQMVADWSFKNRRPAGLFTDTIPRSDAHHIPLVAPGSTVGVLCIRPLSGESFKPEQESFLQNIIYQLSVRIERENLSASYQKTRLMEESERLYRVLLNSISHELRTPLTTITGASSSLLDEAVDARPETRRGLSEEIHKAGGRLNRLVDNLLDMSRLESGMLKLNRQRHDLGDLVSVVINRLGNEFASHTVRVSIDEDMPMISIDFTLMEQALANLLYNAVLYTPPGTEITISGCMEGKTATIRVEDNGPGLNIADIPFLFEKFRRGLKATSGGTGLGLSICKGIVEAHGGMIQAGNKPQGGAVFTITIPVEPDDNNPREG